The proteins below come from a single Rhodococcus sp. WMMA185 genomic window:
- a CDS encoding coenzyme F420-0:L-glutamate ligase, with the protein MTEAARPHPLDHAPGRSIEILPVTGLPEFRPGDDLGAAIVEAAPWLRDGDVLVVTSKVFSKVEGRIVISPTDPEERDAARRRLIDQEAVRVLARKGRTLITENRLGIVQAASGIDGSNVDGSELALLPEDPDSSARTLRDSIAAALGITVSVVVTDTMGRAWRNGQIDAAIGAAGLPVLHAYTGARDSQGNELLVTEVAIADEIAAAGDLVKGKLGGVPVAVVRGLELTDDQSSAQDLIRRGPEDLFWLGTAESLERGRSEALLLRRSIRQFSDERVDPATIRTSISEALTAPAPHHTRPVRFVWIRTRDVRDELLTRMRELWCRDLASDGLGSEAIEARVARGNILLDAPEVIIPFCVPDGAHTYPDSRRQAAESTMFTVAVGAAVQGLLVSLATKGVGSCWIGSTIFAADVVRDVLDLPAPWQPLGAIAIGHPLDPLSPREAVDPADALIER; encoded by the coding sequence GTGACTGAAGCCGCGCGTCCACATCCACTCGACCACGCACCCGGTCGCTCTATCGAGATACTGCCCGTCACGGGTCTGCCCGAGTTCCGGCCCGGCGACGATCTCGGAGCGGCGATCGTCGAAGCCGCTCCGTGGCTGCGGGACGGTGACGTCCTTGTTGTCACCAGCAAGGTCTTCTCGAAGGTCGAGGGCAGAATCGTGATCTCCCCCACCGACCCTGAAGAACGCGATGCCGCACGCCGTCGTCTCATCGATCAGGAGGCCGTCCGCGTCCTGGCACGAAAGGGGCGGACCCTCATCACCGAGAACCGCCTCGGGATCGTCCAGGCGGCGTCGGGCATCGACGGTTCGAATGTAGACGGCTCCGAACTGGCTCTGCTGCCTGAGGATCCGGATTCGAGCGCGCGCACGCTCCGTGACTCGATCGCCGCCGCGCTCGGCATCACAGTTTCGGTTGTAGTCACCGACACCATGGGGCGCGCATGGCGCAACGGCCAGATCGATGCCGCCATCGGCGCGGCAGGTCTTCCCGTCCTGCATGCGTACACAGGTGCACGCGACAGCCAAGGCAATGAACTACTCGTGACCGAGGTCGCGATCGCCGACGAGATCGCCGCAGCAGGTGACCTTGTGAAGGGCAAACTCGGTGGCGTGCCCGTCGCGGTGGTTCGTGGACTCGAACTCACCGATGACCAGTCGAGCGCACAGGATCTCATCCGTCGCGGACCCGAGGACCTGTTCTGGCTCGGCACTGCCGAGTCTCTGGAACGAGGCCGGTCCGAGGCGCTCCTGTTGAGGCGCTCGATCCGGCAGTTCTCCGACGAACGGGTGGACCCGGCTACGATTCGGACGTCGATCTCGGAAGCGCTCACAGCCCCCGCGCCGCATCACACTCGCCCCGTCCGCTTCGTATGGATCCGCACTCGTGACGTCCGTGACGAATTGCTGACCCGGATGCGCGAGCTGTGGTGCCGTGACCTGGCATCGGATGGCCTTGGTTCCGAGGCCATCGAGGCACGTGTGGCTCGCGGGAACATCCTTCTCGACGCGCCTGAGGTCATCATTCCGTTTTGCGTTCCCGACGGCGCCCACACCTACCCCGACTCGCGCAGGCAGGCCGCGGAGTCCACGATGTTCACGGTCGCTGTGGGCGCGGCAGTTCAGGGGCTTCTGGTCTCGTTGGCCACCAAGGGGGTCGGTAGCTGTTGGATCGGATCGACCATCTTCGCCGCTGACGTCGTCCGTGACGTGCTCGACCTGCCCGCCCCGTGGCAACCTCTCGGTGCCATCGCAATCGGGCATCCGCTCGACCCGCTCTCGCCTAGGGAGGCCGTCGATCCGGCCGATGCACTGATCGAAAGGTGA
- a CDS encoding TIGR03089 family protein, with protein sequence MNHASRTLTDALLDPILKDDPAGPRVTFYDDATGERVELSAVTLANWAAKTANLLRDEFALEPGARVVVLLPAHWQTAAVLLGAWWAGAEVVLDPDLEAEVALITGPRLSDVEDVPDVAALSLDAFGRPIADLPLGITDYATSVRAHGDQFRPTLAGPALAGKSVDEVLAAAQASAAARGISGGDRVLSESTWDSPDALIDGLIAIFAAGASLVQVANPDAAAQSRRVDSEKITLQLAR encoded by the coding sequence ATGAACCATGCGTCCCGCACCCTCACCGACGCCCTGTTGGACCCGATCCTGAAGGACGACCCGGCCGGCCCCCGTGTCACGTTCTACGACGACGCGACCGGCGAGCGGGTAGAACTCTCGGCCGTCACCCTGGCCAACTGGGCCGCGAAGACTGCCAACTTGCTCCGTGACGAGTTCGCCCTCGAGCCCGGTGCCCGGGTCGTGGTGCTGCTTCCCGCGCACTGGCAGACGGCCGCGGTGCTTCTCGGCGCGTGGTGGGCAGGCGCTGAAGTCGTGCTCGACCCTGATCTGGAAGCAGAAGTCGCACTTATCACGGGCCCGCGCCTCTCCGACGTCGAGGACGTGCCCGACGTCGCGGCACTCTCGCTCGACGCATTCGGCCGGCCCATAGCCGATCTCCCCCTCGGCATCACCGACTACGCCACCTCCGTCCGCGCCCACGGCGATCAGTTCCGGCCCACACTCGCCGGGCCCGCACTAGCAGGCAAGAGTGTCGACGAGGTGCTGGCCGCAGCACAGGCTTCCGCCGCTGCCCGTGGGATCAGCGGCGGCGATCGTGTGCTGTCCGAGTCGACGTGGGATTCTCCAGATGCGCTGATCGACGGCCTGATAGCGATTTTCGCCGCGGGGGCGTCGCTGGTCCAGGTGGCCAACCCCGACGCGGCCGCCCAGTCGAGGCGCGTCGATAGCGAGAAGATCACACTTCAGCTAGCGCGGTAG
- the cofD gene encoding 2-phospho-L-lactate transferase — MKVTVLVGGVGGARFLQGVLKLLGTDAVHRITAVVNVGDDVWMHGLRICPDLDTCMYTLGGGIDTERGWGHAGETWSAKEELAAYGAKPDWFGLGDRDIATHLIRTQMLRTGYPLSAVTEALCNRWQPGVTLLPVTDDRSETHVVITDPADGEQRAIHFQEWWVRHRAQVPTHSFANIGAEQAAPAPGVLEAIESADIVLLAPSNPVVSIGAILAIPGIRGALRTTSAKVVGVSPIIGGRPLRGMADECLEVISVETSAEAIGRYYGSRSATGILDGWLVHETDTAEVPGVTVRSVPLIMTDPGATAEMVRAAFDIAEVSL, encoded by the coding sequence GTGAAGGTGACTGTATTGGTTGGCGGCGTCGGCGGGGCCCGATTCCTGCAAGGAGTTCTCAAACTGCTCGGTACCGATGCGGTGCACCGCATCACAGCGGTCGTCAATGTCGGTGACGACGTCTGGATGCACGGCCTCCGGATCTGTCCCGACCTCGATACGTGCATGTACACCCTAGGTGGTGGCATCGACACCGAGCGCGGCTGGGGCCATGCGGGCGAAACATGGAGTGCCAAAGAAGAACTCGCCGCCTATGGCGCAAAGCCCGACTGGTTCGGGCTCGGTGACCGCGATATCGCCACGCATCTGATCAGGACGCAGATGCTTCGCACCGGCTATCCGCTGTCGGCGGTCACCGAGGCACTGTGCAACCGGTGGCAACCGGGCGTCACCCTGCTGCCCGTCACCGACGACCGCAGCGAAACTCACGTCGTGATCACAGATCCCGCGGACGGCGAACAGCGCGCGATCCACTTCCAGGAATGGTGGGTGCGCCACCGCGCCCAGGTGCCAACGCACAGCTTCGCGAACATCGGCGCCGAGCAGGCCGCGCCGGCACCCGGGGTGCTCGAGGCGATCGAGTCTGCCGACATCGTCCTACTCGCCCCGTCCAATCCCGTCGTCAGTATCGGCGCGATCCTGGCGATTCCCGGAATCCGTGGCGCGCTGCGCACAACTTCGGCGAAGGTCGTCGGGGTCTCGCCGATCATCGGCGGAAGACCGTTGCGCGGCATGGCCGACGAATGCCTGGAGGTCATCAGCGTCGAGACGTCCGCCGAGGCGATCGGCCGCTATTACGGGTCCCGCAGTGCAACCGGGATCCTCGATGGCTGGCTCGTCCACGAGACCGACACCGCGGAGGTTCCCGGCGTGACGGTGCGAAGTGTGCCCCTCATCATGACCGACCCCGGCGCAACGGCCGAGATGGTCCGCGCCGCTTTCGATATCGCGGAGGTTTCGCTGTGA
- a CDS encoding metallopeptidase family protein, with product MSRARRRRPVTTRSVDRRGRGIRGSVYPPDVPARRSRAEKFDLVVLDAFAPIDALWREGLTKLDIAVDEVPKIHALDPDSVNWPAEVVADGPVPLSRLIPAGVDRHGATTRARIVLFRRPLEQRAKDTDDLTDLVHEVLVQQVSTYLQVEPEAIDPDMPGDED from the coding sequence ATGTCCCGAGCACGACGCAGACGTCCTGTGACCACCCGATCCGTCGACCGACGGGGACGTGGAATTCGCGGATCCGTTTACCCTCCCGACGTACCCGCTCGTCGAAGCCGTGCAGAGAAGTTCGACCTCGTGGTTCTCGACGCCTTCGCGCCGATCGACGCACTCTGGCGCGAGGGTCTGACGAAACTCGACATTGCCGTGGACGAGGTGCCGAAGATTCACGCGCTTGATCCTGATTCGGTGAACTGGCCGGCCGAAGTCGTAGCGGACGGTCCCGTGCCGCTGTCACGGCTGATACCCGCTGGCGTCGATCGACACGGGGCCACGACGCGGGCTCGAATAGTACTTTTCCGGCGGCCGTTGGAACAGCGAGCCAAGGACACCGACGACCTCACGGATTTGGTGCACGAGGTGCTCGTGCAGCAGGTAAGCACTTACCTGCAGGTCGAACCCGAGGCAATCGACCCGGACATGCCGGGCGATGAGGACTGA
- a CDS encoding DUF3499 domain-containing protein — protein sequence MRSLRRCCRPGCKNPAVATLTYVYSDSTAVVGPLATVEEPHSWDLCERHASRITAPKGWELVRYEGGFSSSTPDEDDLTALAEAVREAGLGDRGRSEATSASEDRGATARPSPVRTGRRGHLRVLPDPAN from the coding sequence GTGAGATCTCTGCGTAGGTGTTGTCGACCCGGGTGTAAGAACCCTGCAGTCGCCACACTTACGTACGTCTACTCGGACTCAACCGCGGTCGTCGGACCACTTGCCACGGTCGAGGAACCCCATTCGTGGGATCTTTGCGAAAGGCATGCGTCGCGGATCACCGCGCCCAAAGGTTGGGAACTGGTTCGATACGAGGGTGGATTTTCGTCGAGCACCCCGGATGAAGACGATTTGACTGCGTTGGCGGAAGCCGTGCGGGAAGCCGGCCTCGGCGACCGCGGGCGCAGCGAAGCAACCTCGGCGAGCGAGGACCGCGGTGCGACCGCGCGCCCCAGTCCGGTACGGACCGGTCGTCGCGGCCACCTGCGAGTTCTTCCCGACCCTGCCAATTGA
- a CDS encoding NUDIX hydrolase, which translates to MSAESLHRSAIAALVGWKTLDENDESLRHTMLAFLESAPLGCLRDHEPGHITASSLVLDEGGRHVLLTLHPKVGRWIQLGGHCEPSDDTVVDAALREAREESGIADLRIDPELLSAHTHPITCSLGRPTRHLDLRFLVRARRNSQVVRSSESTDLRWWPVEELPPLAEKATIDRLVYLAGLR; encoded by the coding sequence ATGAGCGCCGAATCGCTGCACCGCTCCGCGATAGCTGCCCTCGTGGGCTGGAAGACCCTCGACGAGAACGACGAATCGCTGCGCCACACAATGCTGGCGTTTCTCGAATCGGCACCTCTCGGATGCCTGCGTGATCACGAACCCGGGCACATCACCGCGTCCTCCCTCGTTCTGGACGAGGGAGGGCGCCATGTGCTTCTCACCCTGCATCCGAAGGTCGGGCGTTGGATCCAGCTGGGCGGGCACTGTGAGCCTTCCGACGACACCGTCGTCGACGCCGCACTACGAGAGGCCCGCGAGGAGTCGGGAATCGCCGATCTACGGATCGATCCCGAACTGCTGTCCGCACACACGCACCCGATCACGTGCTCTCTCGGCCGGCCCACCCGGCATCTGGACCTCCGGTTCCTGGTCCGGGCACGCCGAAACTCACAAGTCGTGCGGAGTTCCGAATCGACGGACCTGCGCTGGTGGCCGGTGGAGGAACTACCGCCGCTGGCCGAGAAGGCGACGATCGATCGCCTCGTGTATCTCGCCGGATTGCGCTAG
- a CDS encoding LCP family protein yields MPRRPLHIAVTVLSVLALIVTGFAWWGIDSLRNNLAIAAGLELGGDSDGAIDILIVGTDSRTDAHGNPLSQAELDLLRAGEEVASNTDTIVLIRIPVDGSSATAISIPRDSYVKVPGIGMSKINAAYGATKETRRLELVENGATADEAEEKATKAGREALITSVADLTGVTVDRYAEVGMLGFILLTDAVGGVDVCLENPVDEPLSGAHFPAGTQTLTGADALSFVRQRHGLPRGDHDRIVRQQVFMASLVDKVLSGKTLRNPRKLDNLTTAVERSVVLDDDWDIIEFATQLQDLAGGDVRFETIPVADLNDMTDYGESVVRVKPREVQEHVAALVGREIEDPEDSKTSEPSDIDPSAVTVDVSNAGDVSGLARGVADALDSIGYKRGEVGNHTGDWVNETTVFTRSSDDAAAEAVAAALGGLRTDTDSTLPKGSVHVVLTSDYRGPSSAESINDRSDESGDDGLESVFSSGTGPTPVQPGPPIDAGSAGPRCVN; encoded by the coding sequence ATGCCACGGCGACCGCTCCACATTGCTGTCACGGTGCTGTCTGTGCTCGCCCTCATCGTCACGGGATTCGCGTGGTGGGGCATCGATTCGCTCAGGAACAATCTGGCGATCGCGGCCGGACTCGAACTGGGTGGCGACTCCGACGGGGCCATCGACATTCTCATCGTAGGTACGGACAGCCGAACCGATGCGCATGGCAACCCGCTTTCCCAGGCCGAACTCGACTTGCTGCGGGCGGGTGAAGAGGTTGCCTCCAACACCGACACCATCGTCTTGATTCGCATCCCGGTCGACGGCAGTTCCGCGACCGCGATCTCGATCCCTCGCGATTCCTACGTGAAAGTTCCGGGCATCGGCATGTCCAAGATCAACGCAGCCTACGGCGCTACCAAGGAAACCAGGCGACTCGAACTCGTCGAGAACGGCGCCACCGCTGATGAAGCCGAGGAAAAGGCCACCAAGGCGGGCAGGGAGGCACTGATCACGTCCGTGGCAGACCTCACCGGCGTCACCGTCGACCGATACGCAGAGGTCGGGATGCTCGGATTCATCCTTCTCACCGACGCCGTCGGGGGCGTCGACGTCTGCCTCGAGAACCCGGTCGACGAACCTCTGTCGGGCGCCCACTTCCCCGCCGGGACACAGACGTTGACGGGAGCGGATGCACTGAGCTTCGTCCGGCAGCGCCACGGCCTACCGCGCGGCGACCACGACCGCATCGTGCGGCAGCAGGTATTCATGGCCTCGCTCGTGGACAAAGTGCTGTCCGGAAAGACGCTGCGCAACCCCCGCAAGCTCGACAACCTCACCACCGCGGTGGAGCGCTCGGTGGTATTGGACGACGACTGGGACATCATCGAATTCGCCACGCAACTACAGGATCTCGCGGGCGGTGACGTGCGGTTCGAGACCATCCCGGTCGCGGATCTCAACGACATGACCGACTACGGCGAGTCGGTCGTGAGGGTCAAGCCCAGGGAAGTGCAAGAGCACGTGGCCGCCCTCGTCGGTAGGGAGATCGAAGACCCGGAGGACTCGAAGACCTCCGAGCCATCCGACATAGACCCGTCCGCCGTCACCGTCGACGTTTCCAATGCCGGTGACGTGAGCGGCCTCGCGCGCGGCGTGGCCGATGCTCTGGACTCGATCGGCTACAAGCGGGGCGAAGTCGGCAACCACACCGGCGATTGGGTGAACGAGACCACCGTCTTCACCCGGTCCTCCGACGACGCTGCCGCAGAGGCCGTCGCCGCCGCACTCGGCGGCCTTCGTACCGATACCGATTCGACGCTGCCCAAAGGCTCCGTTCACGTGGTGCTGACGAGTGACTACCGGGGACCGTCCTCCGCGGAGTCCATCAACGACCGCTCCGACGAATCCGGCGACGATGGTCTCGAATCCGTATTCTCTTCTGGTACCGGTCCCACGCCAGTGCAACCCGGCCCACCCATCGACGCCGGCTCCGCCGGCCCACGCTGTGTCAATTGA
- a CDS encoding sugar phosphate nucleotidyltransferase — MTDAVKATDAVVLVGGKGTRLRPLTLSAPKPMLPTAGLPFLQHLLARIEAAGIKHVVLGTSFKAEVFEDYFGDGSGLGLEIDYVTETEPLGTGGGIRNVLPKLRGDNAMVFNGDVLGGTDLGAVLDTHTTHDADVTLHLVRVEDPRAFGCVPTDSDGRVTAFLEKTQDPPTDQINAGCYVFKREIIEQIPEGRAVSVEREVFPSLLARDARLFGYVDSSYWRDMGTPEDFVRGSADLVRGIAPSPALDGPRGESLVHSGAGVAPGALVIGGTVVGRGAEVGAGARLDGAVLFDGAVVEAGATVERSIIGFGARIGPRALVRDAVIGDGADVGARCELLRGARVWPGVTLPDGGVRFSTDV, encoded by the coding sequence ATGACCGATGCAGTGAAGGCGACCGATGCGGTGGTGTTGGTCGGCGGCAAGGGGACGAGGCTTCGTCCACTGACGTTGTCGGCGCCCAAACCCATGCTGCCCACGGCGGGCCTTCCGTTCCTCCAGCATCTGCTCGCACGTATCGAAGCGGCCGGGATCAAGCACGTTGTGCTCGGAACATCCTTCAAGGCTGAGGTTTTCGAGGACTACTTCGGCGACGGATCCGGTCTCGGCCTCGAGATCGACTACGTCACCGAAACCGAACCGCTCGGCACCGGTGGTGGAATCCGGAACGTGTTGCCGAAGCTGCGCGGCGACAATGCCATGGTCTTCAACGGCGACGTACTCGGGGGCACCGATCTCGGCGCCGTCCTCGACACCCATACGACCCATGACGCCGACGTCACACTGCATCTCGTGCGGGTTGAAGACCCCCGAGCGTTCGGCTGCGTTCCTACCGATTCGGACGGTCGGGTCACCGCATTCCTCGAGAAGACCCAGGATCCGCCGACCGATCAGATCAACGCCGGATGCTACGTATTCAAGCGTGAAATCATCGAGCAGATCCCCGAGGGTCGCGCGGTGTCGGTGGAACGAGAGGTATTTCCTTCGCTGCTGGCACGTGACGCGCGCCTTTTCGGCTATGTCGACTCGTCATATTGGCGCGACATGGGCACACCCGAGGACTTCGTGCGCGGTTCGGCGGACCTGGTCCGTGGCATCGCCCCGTCTCCGGCACTCGACGGGCCTCGTGGCGAGTCGCTCGTTCACTCGGGTGCCGGCGTCGCACCGGGCGCGCTGGTGATCGGTGGAACGGTCGTCGGTCGTGGCGCCGAAGTGGGCGCCGGCGCACGTCTCGACGGTGCCGTGCTGTTCGATGGCGCGGTGGTCGAGGCCGGGGCCACGGTGGAACGTTCCATCATCGGGTTCGGCGCGCGGATCGGGCCGCGTGCGCTCGTGCGCGACGCCGTAATCGGCGATGGAGCCGACGTCGGAGCCCGGTGCGAACTTCTCCGCGGCGCACGGGTGTGGCCGGGTGTGACACTGCCGGACGGCGGGGTCAGGTTCAGTACCGACGTCTGA
- a CDS encoding glycosyltransferase family 2 protein, protein MSSKLAVVTVTYSPGEHLEHFLATLADATKEDPQVVIADNGSTDGAPEAADEANEHVRLLRTGGNIGYGGAINRAVAEIDDEIEFVVVANPDVRWAPGSIDVLLAAAERWPRAGALGPLVREPDGSIYPSARQVPDLVSGAGHAILGTVWPSNPWTAAYRQENEGVSERSVGWLSGSCLLMRRAAFDSVNGFDSRYFMYMEDVDLGDRLGRAGWLNVYVPSAEVTHAKGHAAGKHPELMLPAHHESAYRFQADRHPHRWQAPLRLALRIGLALRSRIAVASAVRERRRSGNTGGTNHGN, encoded by the coding sequence GTGAGTTCGAAGCTGGCCGTGGTGACGGTGACCTATTCGCCAGGCGAGCATCTGGAGCATTTCCTGGCCACTCTCGCCGACGCGACGAAGGAAGATCCGCAGGTCGTCATTGCCGACAACGGGTCGACGGACGGCGCTCCCGAGGCCGCGGACGAGGCGAACGAGCACGTGCGCCTGCTGCGAACCGGCGGGAACATCGGCTACGGCGGCGCCATCAACAGGGCGGTGGCGGAGATCGACGACGAGATCGAGTTCGTCGTCGTCGCCAATCCGGATGTTCGCTGGGCGCCTGGATCGATAGACGTTCTCCTCGCGGCGGCCGAGCGTTGGCCGCGGGCCGGGGCGCTGGGGCCGCTCGTTCGAGAGCCCGACGGAAGCATCTACCCGTCGGCTCGTCAGGTGCCCGACCTCGTGTCGGGCGCCGGGCACGCCATTCTCGGTACGGTGTGGCCGTCCAATCCGTGGACGGCAGCGTACCGCCAGGAGAACGAAGGCGTCAGCGAGCGCTCGGTCGGGTGGCTTTCGGGATCGTGTCTGCTGATGCGCCGTGCGGCTTTCGACTCGGTGAATGGGTTCGACTCCCGCTACTTCATGTACATGGAAGACGTCGATCTCGGCGACCGTCTGGGCCGAGCCGGGTGGCTCAATGTCTACGTGCCGTCCGCGGAAGTTACCCACGCCAAGGGGCACGCGGCGGGCAAGCACCCGGAACTGATGTTGCCCGCTCATCACGAGAGCGCGTACCGCTTCCAGGCGGATCGACACCCCCATCGGTGGCAGGCGCCTTTGAGATTGGCTCTTCGGATCGGGTTGGCCCTGCGGTCGAGGATCGCGGTCGCTTCGGCGGTTCGGGAACGGCGCAGGAGCGGGAACACGGGGGGAACGAATCATGGCAACTGA
- a CDS encoding WhiB family transcriptional regulator — translation MLSLVTGFDELFDSIEDQWQERALCAQTDPEAFFPEKGGSTREAKRICLGCEVRDECLEYALSNDERFGIWGGMSERERRRLKRGIV, via the coding sequence GTGCTGAGCCTGGTGACCGGCTTCGACGAATTGTTCGACAGCATCGAGGACCAGTGGCAGGAACGCGCACTGTGTGCGCAGACCGACCCCGAGGCCTTCTTCCCCGAGAAGGGTGGCTCCACCAGGGAAGCAAAGCGAATCTGCTTGGGCTGCGAGGTGCGGGACGAATGCCTCGAGTATGCGCTGTCCAATGACGAGCGGTTCGGCATCTGGGGAGGCATGTCCGAGCGGGAGCGCCGGCGCCTGAAGCGGGGGATTGTGTAG
- a CDS encoding phosphomannomutase/phosphoglucomutase: MARSAESVHAAIKAYDVRGVVGELIDAAFVQDVGGAFARLVRQEGAEKVVIGHDMRASSPGLARAFADGVIAQGLDVVLIGLASTDQLYFASGLFDCPGAMFTASHNPAEYNGIKLCRAGAKPVGQETGLRAVAAEVIDGVPEYDGAPGTVSEQDVLEQYASFVRGLVNLSDLRRLRVAVDAGNGMGGHTVPAVFAPMPVDLEPLYFELDGTFPNHEANPLDPANIVDLQRHVRETGADIGLAFDGDADRCFVVDELGNPVPPSAVTALVAERELAKEPGATVIYNLITSRSVPELVTELGGQPVRTRVGHSFIKQQMSETGAIFGGEHSAHYYFRDFWGADSGMLAALHVLAALGEQDQPLSVMMAKYQRYAASGEINSTVEDANDRTSAVVSAFADRTVDVDRLDGVTVEMEDAAWFNLRASNTEPLLRLNVEARTTEDVDALVTEILGIVRA, translated from the coding sequence GTGGCGCGATCTGCCGAGTCCGTACATGCCGCGATCAAGGCCTACGACGTGCGGGGTGTTGTCGGTGAACTCATCGATGCCGCGTTCGTACAGGACGTCGGTGGGGCATTCGCGCGACTCGTTCGTCAGGAGGGCGCCGAGAAGGTCGTCATCGGCCACGACATGCGTGCGTCCTCTCCCGGGTTGGCGCGAGCTTTCGCGGACGGTGTCATCGCGCAGGGCCTCGATGTCGTCCTCATCGGCCTGGCATCCACCGATCAGCTGTACTTCGCGTCTGGATTGTTCGACTGCCCCGGCGCCATGTTCACGGCGAGCCACAACCCCGCGGAGTACAACGGCATCAAGCTGTGTCGCGCCGGGGCCAAACCGGTAGGTCAGGAGACAGGTCTGCGTGCGGTGGCCGCCGAGGTCATCGATGGGGTGCCCGAATACGACGGCGCCCCCGGCACGGTGTCGGAACAGGACGTCCTCGAGCAGTATGCGAGCTTCGTTCGAGGCTTGGTGAATCTGTCCGATCTGCGTCGACTGAGGGTCGCCGTCGACGCAGGCAACGGAATGGGCGGGCACACCGTGCCAGCGGTGTTCGCGCCGATGCCAGTGGACCTCGAACCGCTCTATTTCGAACTCGACGGCACGTTTCCCAACCACGAGGCCAATCCGCTGGACCCGGCCAACATCGTGGACTTGCAGCGACATGTGCGCGAGACGGGTGCCGACATCGGTCTTGCATTCGACGGCGACGCGGACCGTTGCTTCGTGGTCGACGAACTCGGAAACCCGGTGCCGCCGTCCGCCGTGACGGCTCTCGTGGCCGAACGTGAACTTGCCAAGGAACCCGGAGCGACGGTCATCTACAACCTCATCACCTCACGGTCGGTTCCGGAATTGGTGACCGAGCTGGGCGGGCAGCCGGTGCGCACGCGGGTGGGGCACTCATTCATCAAGCAGCAGATGTCGGAGACCGGCGCGATCTTCGGCGGTGAACACTCTGCGCACTACTACTTCCGTGACTTCTGGGGCGCAGACTCGGGCATGCTCGCCGCGCTGCATGTCCTGGCCGCGTTGGGTGAGCAAGACCAGCCGCTGTCGGTGATGATGGCGAAGTATCAGCGGTACGCGGCGTCGGGGGAGATCAACTCGACTGTCGAGGACGCCAACGATCGCACCTCCGCCGTGGTCTCCGCCTTTGCCGACCGTACCGTCGACGTGGATCGACTCGACGGGGTCACTGTGGAGATGGAAGATGCGGCCTGGTTCAACCTGCGGGCCTCGAACACCGAACCTCTGCTGCGACTAAATGTGGAAGCGCGTACCACCGAAGACGTAGATGCACTCGTTACCGAGATATTGGGTATCGTCCGAGCTTGA
- the rfbD gene encoding dTDP-4-dehydrorhamnose reductase, which translates to MRNILVTGAHGQLGRQLLRRAAEAGIAVRGVGSGELDITDRGAVDAHVESGSVVINCAAYTAVDAAEADEEAARAVNETGPSILAGTCARVGARLIHVSTDYVFSGDADAPYDVDAPTGPATVYGRTKLAGERAVHAALPSAHVVRTAWVYTGVGSDFVATMLRLERERDTVDVVDDQVGSPTYAGDLAGALLELACRSDVAAPILHATNSGVASWFDLARAVFEEVGADPNRVRPCTSAQFPRPAPRPAFSVLSGNSWVRAGLTPPRTWREALHTALDAVV; encoded by the coding sequence GTGAGGAACATCTTGGTGACTGGAGCGCATGGGCAGTTGGGTCGGCAACTCCTCCGCCGCGCCGCGGAAGCTGGAATCGCAGTCCGAGGCGTGGGCTCGGGCGAGCTCGACATCACCGACCGCGGCGCTGTGGATGCGCACGTCGAAAGTGGTTCCGTGGTGATCAACTGCGCTGCTTACACTGCGGTGGACGCCGCCGAGGCCGACGAGGAAGCCGCCCGAGCGGTCAACGAGACCGGGCCTTCGATTCTGGCGGGAACGTGTGCCCGTGTGGGCGCCAGGCTGATTCACGTCTCCACCGATTACGTTTTCTCCGGGGACGCGGACGCTCCCTATGACGTGGATGCGCCGACAGGTCCCGCGACGGTCTACGGGCGCACCAAATTGGCTGGTGAAAGGGCTGTTCACGCCGCGCTTCCGTCCGCGCACGTCGTTCGCACCGCCTGGGTCTACACGGGCGTCGGCTCCGACTTCGTCGCCACAATGCTCCGGCTCGAGCGCGAACGCGACACGGTCGATGTGGTGGACGATCAGGTAGGTTCGCCGACTTACGCGGGCGACTTGGCCGGAGCGTTGCTCGAATTGGCCTGTCGCAGCGATGTCGCGGCGCCGATCCTCCACGCCACGAATTCCGGTGTCGCCAGCTGGTTCGACCTCGCGCGCGCGGTGTTCGAAGAGGTCGGCGCCGATCCGAATCGAGTGCGCCCGTGCACGAGCGCCCAGTTCCCCCGGCCGGCACCGCGGCCTGCGTTCTCGGTCCTGTCCGGCAACTCGTGGGTGCGAGCCGGTCTGACTCCGCCCAGGACCTGGCGAGAGGCATTGCATACGGCCCTGGATGCGGTGGTGTGA